A stretch of the Vanacampus margaritifer isolate UIUO_Vmar chromosome 6, RoL_Vmar_1.0, whole genome shotgun sequence genome encodes the following:
- the LOC144053871 gene encoding uncharacterized protein C3orf20-like isoform X2: MTSLTTLLSPYPIYFFDQPAPPRSKKGKVVTVVKPKEEKKEKRSENGKHLKLLKKIKSDDFPETSTKEETCEDDSAEDENEDPLASQKRAAPRLLNELGRLFYRNRGVSLQVGDILNYTADGALKLHKSDKDAARLKAARRIKSQKKASKTNQDATDDAAILNDDSAVSPTLMEEIISSSNQDPDWYALPLQALVEATPPSRGLCQWVVERLKASASPLLIKPRVLDQVPSSPILRHYVDAKVGVKTRSLLSAASEADSVADDVKPQRAPPLKRLHCRVTNGTSFIYYPSGNLAVCHSPSGLPSGGFCTNVFSDCHSPVILATVTMFGHGSVSHPVSSVVTALWDQHGGFMCDREGNLKKEWCWKTNEEQEKIIIKLAKGISMRLLSGTSALLFFKCDDNKVQLPLTAVPYPPKEVATDDDQTIPEVAAAEGTLASRWKKGCHVMAEVPKLRKKVRDILDAWLDYYRTATGIRRGEKKPKTSKGKHKKRAHASALAAKKSPERAHAKLAKAKDKGPEKLDPHAKKAPREAPAKTRVPAKNTKEHSMIQIGPLRIHGNIKQELVVLPDHPDLRLCNLPRVPVRSLLVPSVPLTVCPLLLRASLLKRLKGHAPKRCCCSTTLMPELLDAEYDAFITGQPRHSQQILVVVVTLPVKPGVTLEHDAIQQLYRKSNRKRTMPCAQMYIRGQLMFLGYVSSGRTFSVLDLQRQISRTREDYRLGVSLPPDYKFSESAKVSVSASEVSNANKVEESVTLTNDATLTHSPEKEYVAETCD; the protein is encoded by the exons ATGACTTCGCTGACGACGCTCTTGTCCCCTTACCCCATTTATTTCTTCGACCAG CCTGCACCACCGCGAAGTAAGAAGGGCAAAGTTGTGACTGTAGTGAAACCTAAAgaagagaagaaggaaaaaag GTCTGAAAATGGCAAACACTTGAAGCttctgaaaaaaatcaaaagtgaCGATTTTCCGGAGACTTCAACCAAGGAGGAAACATGTGAAGATGATTCGGCAGAAGATGAGAACGAGGACCCGCTGGCCAGCCAGAAGCGGGCCGCCCCTCGCTTGCTGAACGAATTGGGTCGCCTGTTCTACCGTAATCGGGGCGTCTCCCTGCAGGTGGGCGACATCCTCAACTACACGGCCGACGGCGCGCTCAAGCTGCACAAATCGGACAAAGATGCGGCCCGACTCAAAGCGGCCAGGAGGATAAAGTCTCAGAAGAAAGcctcaaaaacaaaccaagacgCAACAG ATGACGCTGCTATACTTAATGACGACTCTG CCGTCAGCCCCACACTCATGGAGGAGATAATCTCCAGCAGCAATCAGGATCCAG ATTGGTACGCTTTGCCGCTCCAGGCCTTGGTTGAAGCCACGCCTCCTTCCAGGGGTTTGTGCCAGTGGGTGGTGGAAAGACTCAAGGCCAGCGCAAGTCCACTGCT CATCAAACCGCGAGTGTTGGATCAGGTGCCAAGCTCTCCCATCCTCCGTCACTACGTGGACGCCAAGGTTGGAGTCAAGACCCGCAGTCTACTAAGTGCGGCCAGCGAAGCCGACAGCGTCGCGGACGACGTCAAACCTCAGCGGGCCCCGCCACTCAAGAGACTACATTGCAGGGTCACCAACGGAACCTCCTTCATATA CTACCCGTCAGGCAACCTGGCCGTGTGCCACAGCCCATCGGGTCTTCCATCGGGGGGCTTCTGCACCAACGTGTTCAGCGACTGCCACAGTCCCGTCATCCTGGCCACCGTCACCATGTTTGGACACGGTTCCGTCTCGCATCCTGTCAG CTCCGTGGTGACGGCTTTGTGGGACCAGCACGGCGGCTTCATGTGCGACCGGGAAGGCAACCTCAAGAAGGAGTGGTGCTGGAAAACCAACGAAGAACAGGAGAAGATTATCATCAAG CTGGCAAAGGGCATCTCGATGCGACTGCTCAGCGGCACGTCGGCGCTGCTGTTCTTCAAGTGTGACGACAACAAAGTTCAGCTCCCACTCACGGCCGTCCCGTACCCGCCAAAGGAAGTGGCGACG GACGACGACCAGACGATCCCGGAGGTGGCGGCGGCCGAGGGCACCTTGGCGTCGCGTTGGAAGAAAGGATGTCACGTGATGGCCGAGGTGCCCAAACTTCGCAAGAAAGTACGAGACATCCTGGACGCGTGGCTGGACTATTATCGCACCGCCACCG GTATCAGACGTGGTGAGAAAAAGCCAAAGACCTCAAAGGGCAAGCACAAGAAACGGGCCCACGCGTCAGCGCTGGCTGCCAAAAAGTCACCTGAGCGGGCCCACGCCAAGCTCGCCAAGGCCAAGGACAAAGGGCCGGAAAAGCTCGATCCGCACGCAAAGAAAGCGCCGCGGGAAGCTCCCGCCAAGACAAG GGTACCCGCCAAAAACACAAAGGAGCACAGTATGATACAGATCGGACCTCTTCGTATCCATGGAAACATCAAACAGGA GTTAGTGGTCCTCCCGGACCACCCCGACTTGCGTCTGTGCAACCTGCCTCGCGTCCCCGTGCGGTCCCTGCTGGTGCCCTCGGTGCCGCTGACCGTGTGCCCGCTGCTGCTGCGGGCGTCGCTGCTCAAGCGGCTGAAAGGTCACGCGCCCAAACGGTGCTGCTGCAGCACCACGCTGATGCCCGAGCTGCTGGACGCCGAGTACGACGCCTTCATCACGGGCCAGCCGCGGCACAGCCAGCAGATCCTGGTGGTGGTGGTCACGCTGCCCGTCAAACCCGGCGTCACGCTGGAGCACGACGCCATCCAGCAGCTCTACCGCAAGAGCAACAGGAAGAGGACCATGCCCTGCGCTCAG ATGTACATCCGAGGGCAACTGATGTTTTTGGGCTACGTCTCCAGTGGTCGCACTTTCTCCGTCTTGGACCTTCAAAGGCAAATTTCCAGAACCAGGGAGGACTACAGGTTGGGTGTCAGCCTCCCTCCGGATTACAAATTCAG CGAGAGTGCAAAGGTCAGCGTGAGTGCCTCGGAAGTCTCCAATGCAAATAAAGTGGAAGAATCGGTCACGCTAACCAATGACGCCACATTGACTCACTCGCCGGAAAAAGAATATGTCGCCGAGACGTGTGACTGA
- the LOC144053871 gene encoding uncharacterized protein C3orf20-like isoform X1: MTSLTTLLSPYPIYFFDQPAPPRSKKGKVVTVVKPKEEKKEKRSENGKHLKLLKKIKSDDFPETSTKEETCEDDSAEDENEDPLASQKRAAPRLLNELGRLFYRNRGVSLQVGDILNYTADGALKLHKSDKDAARLKAARRIKSQKKASKTNQDATDDAAILNDDSAVSPTLMEEIISSSNQDPDWYALPLQALVEATPPSRGLCQWVVERLKASASPLLIKPRVLDQVPSSPILRHYVDAKVGVKTRSLLSAASEADSVADDVKPQRAPPLKRLHCRVTNGTSFIYYPSGNLAVCHSPSGLPSGGFCTNVFSDCHSPVILATVTMFGHGSVSHPVSSVVTALWDQHGGFMCDREGNLKKEWCWKTNEEQEKIIIKLAKGISMRLLSGTSALLFFKCDDNKVQLPLTAVPYPPKEVATDDDQTIPEVAAAEGTLASRWKKGCHVMAEVPKLRKKVRDILDAWLDYYRTATGIRRGEKKPKTSKGKHKKRAHASALAAKKSPERAHAKLAKAKDKGPEKLDPHAKKAPREAPAKTRVPAKNTKEHSMIQIGPLRIHGNIKQELVVLPDHPDLRLCNLPRVPVRSLLVPSVPLTVCPLLLRASLLKRLKGHAPKRCCCSTTLMPELLDAEYDAFITGQPRHSQQILVVVVTLPVKPGVTLEHDAIQQLYRKSNRKRTMPCAQCQMDSFRLLRYEVSTGALGCPVDNILLQHRHNVAAGMILMYIRGQLMFLGYVSSGRTFSVLDLQRQISRTREDYRLGVSLPPDYKFSESAKVSVSASEVSNANKVEESVTLTNDATLTHSPEKEYVAETCD, from the exons ATGACTTCGCTGACGACGCTCTTGTCCCCTTACCCCATTTATTTCTTCGACCAG CCTGCACCACCGCGAAGTAAGAAGGGCAAAGTTGTGACTGTAGTGAAACCTAAAgaagagaagaaggaaaaaag GTCTGAAAATGGCAAACACTTGAAGCttctgaaaaaaatcaaaagtgaCGATTTTCCGGAGACTTCAACCAAGGAGGAAACATGTGAAGATGATTCGGCAGAAGATGAGAACGAGGACCCGCTGGCCAGCCAGAAGCGGGCCGCCCCTCGCTTGCTGAACGAATTGGGTCGCCTGTTCTACCGTAATCGGGGCGTCTCCCTGCAGGTGGGCGACATCCTCAACTACACGGCCGACGGCGCGCTCAAGCTGCACAAATCGGACAAAGATGCGGCCCGACTCAAAGCGGCCAGGAGGATAAAGTCTCAGAAGAAAGcctcaaaaacaaaccaagacgCAACAG ATGACGCTGCTATACTTAATGACGACTCTG CCGTCAGCCCCACACTCATGGAGGAGATAATCTCCAGCAGCAATCAGGATCCAG ATTGGTACGCTTTGCCGCTCCAGGCCTTGGTTGAAGCCACGCCTCCTTCCAGGGGTTTGTGCCAGTGGGTGGTGGAAAGACTCAAGGCCAGCGCAAGTCCACTGCT CATCAAACCGCGAGTGTTGGATCAGGTGCCAAGCTCTCCCATCCTCCGTCACTACGTGGACGCCAAGGTTGGAGTCAAGACCCGCAGTCTACTAAGTGCGGCCAGCGAAGCCGACAGCGTCGCGGACGACGTCAAACCTCAGCGGGCCCCGCCACTCAAGAGACTACATTGCAGGGTCACCAACGGAACCTCCTTCATATA CTACCCGTCAGGCAACCTGGCCGTGTGCCACAGCCCATCGGGTCTTCCATCGGGGGGCTTCTGCACCAACGTGTTCAGCGACTGCCACAGTCCCGTCATCCTGGCCACCGTCACCATGTTTGGACACGGTTCCGTCTCGCATCCTGTCAG CTCCGTGGTGACGGCTTTGTGGGACCAGCACGGCGGCTTCATGTGCGACCGGGAAGGCAACCTCAAGAAGGAGTGGTGCTGGAAAACCAACGAAGAACAGGAGAAGATTATCATCAAG CTGGCAAAGGGCATCTCGATGCGACTGCTCAGCGGCACGTCGGCGCTGCTGTTCTTCAAGTGTGACGACAACAAAGTTCAGCTCCCACTCACGGCCGTCCCGTACCCGCCAAAGGAAGTGGCGACG GACGACGACCAGACGATCCCGGAGGTGGCGGCGGCCGAGGGCACCTTGGCGTCGCGTTGGAAGAAAGGATGTCACGTGATGGCCGAGGTGCCCAAACTTCGCAAGAAAGTACGAGACATCCTGGACGCGTGGCTGGACTATTATCGCACCGCCACCG GTATCAGACGTGGTGAGAAAAAGCCAAAGACCTCAAAGGGCAAGCACAAGAAACGGGCCCACGCGTCAGCGCTGGCTGCCAAAAAGTCACCTGAGCGGGCCCACGCCAAGCTCGCCAAGGCCAAGGACAAAGGGCCGGAAAAGCTCGATCCGCACGCAAAGAAAGCGCCGCGGGAAGCTCCCGCCAAGACAAG GGTACCCGCCAAAAACACAAAGGAGCACAGTATGATACAGATCGGACCTCTTCGTATCCATGGAAACATCAAACAGGA GTTAGTGGTCCTCCCGGACCACCCCGACTTGCGTCTGTGCAACCTGCCTCGCGTCCCCGTGCGGTCCCTGCTGGTGCCCTCGGTGCCGCTGACCGTGTGCCCGCTGCTGCTGCGGGCGTCGCTGCTCAAGCGGCTGAAAGGTCACGCGCCCAAACGGTGCTGCTGCAGCACCACGCTGATGCCCGAGCTGCTGGACGCCGAGTACGACGCCTTCATCACGGGCCAGCCGCGGCACAGCCAGCAGATCCTGGTGGTGGTGGTCACGCTGCCCGTCAAACCCGGCGTCACGCTGGAGCACGACGCCATCCAGCAGCTCTACCGCAAGAGCAACAGGAAGAGGACCATGCCCTGCGCTCAG TGCCAGATGGACTCGTTTCGCCTGTTGAGGTACGAAGTGTCCACGGGGGCGTTGGGCTGCCCGGTGGACAACATCCTCTTGCAGCATCGACACAACGTCGCCGCCGGCATGATCCTG ATGTACATCCGAGGGCAACTGATGTTTTTGGGCTACGTCTCCAGTGGTCGCACTTTCTCCGTCTTGGACCTTCAAAGGCAAATTTCCAGAACCAGGGAGGACTACAGGTTGGGTGTCAGCCTCCCTCCGGATTACAAATTCAG CGAGAGTGCAAAGGTCAGCGTGAGTGCCTCGGAAGTCTCCAATGCAAATAAAGTGGAAGAATCGGTCACGCTAACCAATGACGCCACATTGACTCACTCGCCGGAAAAAGAATATGTCGCCGAGACGTGTGACTGA
- the LOC144053871 gene encoding uncharacterized protein C3orf20-like isoform X5 — protein sequence MEEIISSSNQDPDWYALPLQALVEATPPSRGLCQWVVERLKASASPLLIKPRVLDQVPSSPILRHYVDAKVGVKTRSLLSAASEADSVADDVKPQRAPPLKRLHCRVTNGTSFIYYPSGNLAVCHSPSGLPSGGFCTNVFSDCHSPVILATVTMFGHGSVSHPVSSVVTALWDQHGGFMCDREGNLKKEWCWKTNEEQEKIIIKLAKGISMRLLSGTSALLFFKCDDNKVQLPLTAVPYPPKEVATDDDQTIPEVAAAEGTLASRWKKGCHVMAEVPKLRKKVRDILDAWLDYYRTATGIRRGEKKPKTSKGKHKKRAHASALAAKKSPERAHAKLAKAKDKGPEKLDPHAKKAPREAPAKTRVPAKNTKEHSMIQIGPLRIHGNIKQELVVLPDHPDLRLCNLPRVPVRSLLVPSVPLTVCPLLLRASLLKRLKGHAPKRCCCSTTLMPELLDAEYDAFITGQPRHSQQILVVVVTLPVKPGVTLEHDAIQQLYRKSNRKRTMPCAQCQMDSFRLLRYEVSTGALGCPVDNILLQHRHNVAAGMILMYIRGQLMFLGYVSSGRTFSVLDLQRQISRTREDYRLGVSLPPDYKFSESAKVSVSASEVSNANKVEESVTLTNDATLTHSPEKEYVAETCD from the exons ATGGAGGAGATAATCTCCAGCAGCAATCAGGATCCAG ATTGGTACGCTTTGCCGCTCCAGGCCTTGGTTGAAGCCACGCCTCCTTCCAGGGGTTTGTGCCAGTGGGTGGTGGAAAGACTCAAGGCCAGCGCAAGTCCACTGCT CATCAAACCGCGAGTGTTGGATCAGGTGCCAAGCTCTCCCATCCTCCGTCACTACGTGGACGCCAAGGTTGGAGTCAAGACCCGCAGTCTACTAAGTGCGGCCAGCGAAGCCGACAGCGTCGCGGACGACGTCAAACCTCAGCGGGCCCCGCCACTCAAGAGACTACATTGCAGGGTCACCAACGGAACCTCCTTCATATA CTACCCGTCAGGCAACCTGGCCGTGTGCCACAGCCCATCGGGTCTTCCATCGGGGGGCTTCTGCACCAACGTGTTCAGCGACTGCCACAGTCCCGTCATCCTGGCCACCGTCACCATGTTTGGACACGGTTCCGTCTCGCATCCTGTCAG CTCCGTGGTGACGGCTTTGTGGGACCAGCACGGCGGCTTCATGTGCGACCGGGAAGGCAACCTCAAGAAGGAGTGGTGCTGGAAAACCAACGAAGAACAGGAGAAGATTATCATCAAG CTGGCAAAGGGCATCTCGATGCGACTGCTCAGCGGCACGTCGGCGCTGCTGTTCTTCAAGTGTGACGACAACAAAGTTCAGCTCCCACTCACGGCCGTCCCGTACCCGCCAAAGGAAGTGGCGACG GACGACGACCAGACGATCCCGGAGGTGGCGGCGGCCGAGGGCACCTTGGCGTCGCGTTGGAAGAAAGGATGTCACGTGATGGCCGAGGTGCCCAAACTTCGCAAGAAAGTACGAGACATCCTGGACGCGTGGCTGGACTATTATCGCACCGCCACCG GTATCAGACGTGGTGAGAAAAAGCCAAAGACCTCAAAGGGCAAGCACAAGAAACGGGCCCACGCGTCAGCGCTGGCTGCCAAAAAGTCACCTGAGCGGGCCCACGCCAAGCTCGCCAAGGCCAAGGACAAAGGGCCGGAAAAGCTCGATCCGCACGCAAAGAAAGCGCCGCGGGAAGCTCCCGCCAAGACAAG GGTACCCGCCAAAAACACAAAGGAGCACAGTATGATACAGATCGGACCTCTTCGTATCCATGGAAACATCAAACAGGA GTTAGTGGTCCTCCCGGACCACCCCGACTTGCGTCTGTGCAACCTGCCTCGCGTCCCCGTGCGGTCCCTGCTGGTGCCCTCGGTGCCGCTGACCGTGTGCCCGCTGCTGCTGCGGGCGTCGCTGCTCAAGCGGCTGAAAGGTCACGCGCCCAAACGGTGCTGCTGCAGCACCACGCTGATGCCCGAGCTGCTGGACGCCGAGTACGACGCCTTCATCACGGGCCAGCCGCGGCACAGCCAGCAGATCCTGGTGGTGGTGGTCACGCTGCCCGTCAAACCCGGCGTCACGCTGGAGCACGACGCCATCCAGCAGCTCTACCGCAAGAGCAACAGGAAGAGGACCATGCCCTGCGCTCAG TGCCAGATGGACTCGTTTCGCCTGTTGAGGTACGAAGTGTCCACGGGGGCGTTGGGCTGCCCGGTGGACAACATCCTCTTGCAGCATCGACACAACGTCGCCGCCGGCATGATCCTG ATGTACATCCGAGGGCAACTGATGTTTTTGGGCTACGTCTCCAGTGGTCGCACTTTCTCCGTCTTGGACCTTCAAAGGCAAATTTCCAGAACCAGGGAGGACTACAGGTTGGGTGTCAGCCTCCCTCCGGATTACAAATTCAG CGAGAGTGCAAAGGTCAGCGTGAGTGCCTCGGAAGTCTCCAATGCAAATAAAGTGGAAGAATCGGTCACGCTAACCAATGACGCCACATTGACTCACTCGCCGGAAAAAGAATATGTCGCCGAGACGTGTGACTGA
- the LOC144053871 gene encoding uncharacterized protein C3orf20-like isoform X4, which yields MLVGDILNYTADGALKLHKSDKDAARLKAARRIKSQKKASKTNQDATDDAAILNDDSAVSPTLMEEIISSSNQDPDWYALPLQALVEATPPSRGLCQWVVERLKASASPLLIKPRVLDQVPSSPILRHYVDAKVGVKTRSLLSAASEADSVADDVKPQRAPPLKRLHCRVTNGTSFIYYPSGNLAVCHSPSGLPSGGFCTNVFSDCHSPVILATVTMFGHGSVSHPVSSVVTALWDQHGGFMCDREGNLKKEWCWKTNEEQEKIIIKLAKGISMRLLSGTSALLFFKCDDNKVQLPLTAVPYPPKEVATDDDQTIPEVAAAEGTLASRWKKGCHVMAEVPKLRKKVRDILDAWLDYYRTATGIRRGEKKPKTSKGKHKKRAHASALAAKKSPERAHAKLAKAKDKGPEKLDPHAKKAPREAPAKTRVPAKNTKEHSMIQIGPLRIHGNIKQELVVLPDHPDLRLCNLPRVPVRSLLVPSVPLTVCPLLLRASLLKRLKGHAPKRCCCSTTLMPELLDAEYDAFITGQPRHSQQILVVVVTLPVKPGVTLEHDAIQQLYRKSNRKRTMPCAQCQMDSFRLLRYEVSTGALGCPVDNILLQHRHNVAAGMILMYIRGQLMFLGYVSSGRTFSVLDLQRQISRTREDYRLGVSLPPDYKFSESAKVSVSASEVSNANKVEESVTLTNDATLTHSPEKEYVAETCD from the exons ATgctg GTGGGCGACATCCTCAACTACACGGCCGACGGCGCGCTCAAGCTGCACAAATCGGACAAAGATGCGGCCCGACTCAAAGCGGCCAGGAGGATAAAGTCTCAGAAGAAAGcctcaaaaacaaaccaagacgCAACAG ATGACGCTGCTATACTTAATGACGACTCTG CCGTCAGCCCCACACTCATGGAGGAGATAATCTCCAGCAGCAATCAGGATCCAG ATTGGTACGCTTTGCCGCTCCAGGCCTTGGTTGAAGCCACGCCTCCTTCCAGGGGTTTGTGCCAGTGGGTGGTGGAAAGACTCAAGGCCAGCGCAAGTCCACTGCT CATCAAACCGCGAGTGTTGGATCAGGTGCCAAGCTCTCCCATCCTCCGTCACTACGTGGACGCCAAGGTTGGAGTCAAGACCCGCAGTCTACTAAGTGCGGCCAGCGAAGCCGACAGCGTCGCGGACGACGTCAAACCTCAGCGGGCCCCGCCACTCAAGAGACTACATTGCAGGGTCACCAACGGAACCTCCTTCATATA CTACCCGTCAGGCAACCTGGCCGTGTGCCACAGCCCATCGGGTCTTCCATCGGGGGGCTTCTGCACCAACGTGTTCAGCGACTGCCACAGTCCCGTCATCCTGGCCACCGTCACCATGTTTGGACACGGTTCCGTCTCGCATCCTGTCAG CTCCGTGGTGACGGCTTTGTGGGACCAGCACGGCGGCTTCATGTGCGACCGGGAAGGCAACCTCAAGAAGGAGTGGTGCTGGAAAACCAACGAAGAACAGGAGAAGATTATCATCAAG CTGGCAAAGGGCATCTCGATGCGACTGCTCAGCGGCACGTCGGCGCTGCTGTTCTTCAAGTGTGACGACAACAAAGTTCAGCTCCCACTCACGGCCGTCCCGTACCCGCCAAAGGAAGTGGCGACG GACGACGACCAGACGATCCCGGAGGTGGCGGCGGCCGAGGGCACCTTGGCGTCGCGTTGGAAGAAAGGATGTCACGTGATGGCCGAGGTGCCCAAACTTCGCAAGAAAGTACGAGACATCCTGGACGCGTGGCTGGACTATTATCGCACCGCCACCG GTATCAGACGTGGTGAGAAAAAGCCAAAGACCTCAAAGGGCAAGCACAAGAAACGGGCCCACGCGTCAGCGCTGGCTGCCAAAAAGTCACCTGAGCGGGCCCACGCCAAGCTCGCCAAGGCCAAGGACAAAGGGCCGGAAAAGCTCGATCCGCACGCAAAGAAAGCGCCGCGGGAAGCTCCCGCCAAGACAAG GGTACCCGCCAAAAACACAAAGGAGCACAGTATGATACAGATCGGACCTCTTCGTATCCATGGAAACATCAAACAGGA GTTAGTGGTCCTCCCGGACCACCCCGACTTGCGTCTGTGCAACCTGCCTCGCGTCCCCGTGCGGTCCCTGCTGGTGCCCTCGGTGCCGCTGACCGTGTGCCCGCTGCTGCTGCGGGCGTCGCTGCTCAAGCGGCTGAAAGGTCACGCGCCCAAACGGTGCTGCTGCAGCACCACGCTGATGCCCGAGCTGCTGGACGCCGAGTACGACGCCTTCATCACGGGCCAGCCGCGGCACAGCCAGCAGATCCTGGTGGTGGTGGTCACGCTGCCCGTCAAACCCGGCGTCACGCTGGAGCACGACGCCATCCAGCAGCTCTACCGCAAGAGCAACAGGAAGAGGACCATGCCCTGCGCTCAG TGCCAGATGGACTCGTTTCGCCTGTTGAGGTACGAAGTGTCCACGGGGGCGTTGGGCTGCCCGGTGGACAACATCCTCTTGCAGCATCGACACAACGTCGCCGCCGGCATGATCCTG ATGTACATCCGAGGGCAACTGATGTTTTTGGGCTACGTCTCCAGTGGTCGCACTTTCTCCGTCTTGGACCTTCAAAGGCAAATTTCCAGAACCAGGGAGGACTACAGGTTGGGTGTCAGCCTCCCTCCGGATTACAAATTCAG CGAGAGTGCAAAGGTCAGCGTGAGTGCCTCGGAAGTCTCCAATGCAAATAAAGTGGAAGAATCGGTCACGCTAACCAATGACGCCACATTGACTCACTCGCCGGAAAAAGAATATGTCGCCGAGACGTGTGACTGA